In a single window of the Necator americanus strain Aroian chromosome X, whole genome shotgun sequence genome:
- a CDS encoding hypothetical protein (NECATOR_CHRX.G21785.T2), with protein sequence MRALFFPALLPLLGLIVYTVLGALLFSELEGPNEQYELELLKKQREELFENTVIRLNNVRAMQPLAALNHTRRNLLKFQEKLGIEPIWFSSFVFRNK encoded by the exons ATGAGAGCATTGTTTTTTCCAGCTCTTCTACCTTTACTCGGACTTATTGTTTACACTGTGCTCGGTGCCTTATTGTTTAGCGAGTTAGAGGGTCCTAACGAGCAATACGAATTGGAACTCCTCAAAAAACAGAGGGAAGAACTGTTTGAG aatacAGTGATCCGACTAAACAATGTCCGAGCTATGCAACCTTTAGCAGCCCTCAACCATACAAGGAGGAATTTGTTAAAGTTCCAGGAAAAACTTGGAATAGAGCCAATTTGGTTTTCCtcatttgtttttcgaaacaaaTGA